From the Chloroflexus aurantiacus J-10-fl genome, one window contains:
- a CDS encoding ABC transporter ATP-binding protein: MTTLKQSSGEYLIEIKDLRMYFPVTRGIIFQRRVGTVKAVDGVSFSIKRGETLGLVGESGCGKSTTGRAILQLYRPTSGQVLFEGTDLTKLKGNALRQMRRRVQMIFQDPYASLNPRMTVGDIIAEPIRVHKLREGRAVRERVEELLHLVGLNPAFANRYPHEFSGGQRQRIGIARALAVEPDFVVCDEPVSALDVSIQAQVVNLLEELQDKLGLTYLFIAHDLSVVNHISDRVAVMYLGKVVELAEGPKLYSMPLHPYTQALLSAVPIPDPKVEKQRRRIILEGDVPSPLNPPPGCHFHTRCPIAIQKCKEEEPPFVDYGNGHFAACWRARESITLMPEVARKQAEAVAARIAADAGKVKSISHEH; encoded by the coding sequence ATGACTACGCTGAAACAATCATCCGGTGAATACCTCATCGAGATCAAAGATCTCCGTATGTACTTCCCGGTAACGCGCGGAATTATCTTCCAACGACGGGTTGGTACGGTCAAGGCGGTCGATGGGGTGAGCTTTAGTATCAAACGCGGCGAAACGCTCGGTCTGGTCGGCGAGTCGGGATGTGGCAAGAGTACAACCGGACGTGCAATTCTGCAATTGTACCGACCAACCAGCGGTCAAGTGTTGTTTGAAGGTACCGATCTAACCAAACTGAAGGGAAATGCGCTACGCCAGATGCGGCGTCGGGTGCAGATGATCTTCCAGGACCCCTACGCCTCGCTCAACCCGCGCATGACGGTTGGTGATATTATTGCCGAACCGATCCGGGTTCACAAACTACGCGAAGGGCGCGCCGTGCGTGAACGGGTCGAAGAATTGCTGCATCTGGTTGGCTTAAACCCCGCCTTCGCGAATCGCTACCCACACGAATTCTCCGGTGGGCAACGTCAACGGATTGGTATTGCCCGTGCGCTGGCCGTCGAACCAGACTTTGTGGTCTGTGACGAGCCGGTATCCGCGCTCGATGTCTCCATCCAGGCCCAGGTGGTCAATTTGCTGGAAGAATTGCAGGACAAACTCGGTCTGACGTACCTCTTCATCGCCCACGACTTGAGTGTGGTCAACCATATCTCTGACCGGGTAGCGGTGATGTACCTGGGTAAGGTGGTCGAACTGGCCGAAGGGCCAAAGCTCTATTCGATGCCACTCCATCCATACACCCAGGCACTGCTCTCGGCGGTACCAATTCCCGACCCGAAAGTGGAAAAGCAGCGACGCCGGATCATTCTTGAGGGTGACGTACCCAGTCCGCTCAATCCGCCACCTGGATGCCATTTTCACACCCGCTGCCCGATTGCCATTCAAAAGTGCAAAGAAGAAGAACCGCCCTTCGTGGATTACGGAAATGGCCATTTTGCCGCATGCTGGCGTGCACGCGAAAGTATCACGCTGATGCCGGAAGTGGCACGCAAGCAAGCCGAGGCCGTCGCCGCACGCATTGCTGCCGATGCCGGCAAGGTGAAGAGCATCTCGCACGAGCATTAA
- a CDS encoding N-carbamoylsarcosine amidohydrolase, whose protein sequence is MADYDHLTADYRRHGLAGRVGFGTSPALLVIDFIKAYTTPGSPLYAAPGVPDAVRASQPLLAAARAAAIPIIYTTVAYASDGRDGGIFVQKVPALRQLTHESPLIAIVDELAPQPDDLVIEKKYASAFFGTHLAATLTALRIDTLIMIGCSTSGCIRASAVDGMQHGFRVIVPRECVGDRAPEPHLANLFDIDGKYGDVVSVSEVLAYLQQFAG, encoded by the coding sequence ATGGCCGATTACGATCATCTCACCGCCGACTACCGCCGGCACGGCCTGGCCGGACGGGTCGGCTTTGGCACCTCGCCGGCTTTACTGGTTATCGACTTCATCAAAGCCTACACCACGCCCGGATCGCCCCTCTACGCTGCGCCAGGCGTACCCGACGCGGTGCGGGCCAGTCAACCACTGCTGGCAGCAGCTCGTGCAGCGGCGATCCCCATCATCTACACCACGGTCGCTTACGCCAGTGATGGCCGTGATGGTGGTATCTTCGTCCAGAAAGTACCGGCACTCCGCCAGCTCACCCACGAATCACCGCTTATCGCCATCGTCGATGAACTTGCGCCGCAACCAGATGATCTGGTGATCGAAAAGAAGTATGCCAGCGCCTTCTTCGGTACCCATCTTGCCGCAACGTTAACCGCATTACGGATTGACACACTGATCATGATCGGCTGTTCGACCAGTGGCTGCATTCGGGCCAGTGCAGTTGACGGCATGCAACACGGATTTCGGGTCATTGTACCCCGTGAGTGTGTCGGTGATCGCGCTCCGGAACCCCACCTCGCCAACCTCTTCGACATCGATGGCAAATACGGTGATGTGGTCAGCGTGAGCGAGGTACTGGCGTACTTGCAGCAGTTTGCCGGCTGA
- a CDS encoding ATP-binding protein: MIVVQLLGPPRIVVADHAVTLPRRRSRALLYYLAAHSQPVQREQVLSLFWPDHERSAAQQLLRSTLYAIRKTVGDALVADEEWLSLVATVDLRQIQALITDPQVDVAALTAALPVDQVELLAGFDLPDCEPFQTWLEAERERTRLLLGRGWLRLARLHEQRGAMTAALAALDHALTIDPLQEDVQRDAMRLAYLSGDRVGAIRRFERLRDLLDQELGVPPMRETQALYDAIITDTIVTPTLSPAPVRPAFSNGPLPFSGREAELATLYGEVKPGRLVLIEGVPGIGKTRLAEEFLTQRGGLVITGAARELEQTLPYFSINAALHALIAHPEWPQLRTQVQLMPIWWNELGRLLPDLAPPPADPPNEARLWEAVTRLLMELARQTRVSLLLDDLQWADTSTLGLLGYLLRRSADVDLVVLATSRPPEPRSALAGLIRALVREDRFFRLAIDRLPTTAVLAIARHLSGPFAHPLADWLEQSTEGNPYMIAELVRYARTSGWLTADGMVDLRALSSQPVVPQTVYHLIETRLNRLSEPARRVLDAAVVVGRDFDFNVVAKAAALSEEAALDALDELLAARLVVPLSATWFRFDHSLTMEVVGRDVGDLRRRMLHRRVGEAIEALYRDRIDDVAGQIAFHFARSGLVERAATYALRAAERSVTLAAWPEAAEFYAQALAGLPASQRSATLVRLGEARLQAGAPAAAVDAFRDAIAAAQNPQEALAARLALARALIPQGRYAEVIALVSQIEPTAHPHDQATALFLWGTALSLEGADLAAATERLVAAAQILGDESTVQRAALAQVTFELGNIAAQQGDLDTAIARYKRAQEIADQAGDEGITWRILARNNQAYHRLLRGEVDAAATIISEAMALAEERGMLSLQPYLLSTAGEVALAQNDLETASARFQQGLALATQLNIPERVAGITANVGLVALRRGETTCAVHYLSSALAQADTLGARHLAAQIRIWLAPLLPPAEARVILAEAQEIAEVGGRRRLLAAIKEVRARMVEEVMAHGRGD, from the coding sequence ATGATAGTTGTTCAGCTCTTAGGGCCACCGCGCATTGTGGTTGCCGATCACGCGGTTACATTGCCGCGGCGACGGAGCCGGGCTTTGCTCTACTACCTGGCAGCTCATTCCCAACCGGTGCAACGCGAGCAGGTGCTATCTCTCTTCTGGCCTGATCACGAGCGGAGTGCGGCGCAGCAGCTTCTTCGCTCTACCCTCTACGCTATCCGTAAGACGGTTGGGGATGCGTTGGTGGCAGATGAAGAGTGGCTATCACTGGTAGCCACGGTCGATCTGCGCCAGATACAGGCGCTCATCACCGATCCACAGGTCGATGTGGCTGCATTGACGGCTGCGCTGCCGGTTGACCAGGTTGAGTTGCTGGCCGGTTTTGACCTTCCCGACTGCGAGCCGTTTCAGACCTGGCTTGAAGCTGAACGTGAGCGAACACGCCTGCTGCTTGGGCGTGGCTGGCTACGCCTTGCGCGTCTCCACGAACAGCGTGGTGCGATGACAGCAGCACTTGCCGCGCTCGATCATGCCCTGACCATTGATCCGTTGCAGGAAGATGTACAGCGCGATGCAATGCGTCTGGCGTATCTCAGTGGTGATCGGGTAGGGGCGATTCGTCGGTTTGAGCGTTTGCGCGATCTGCTTGATCAAGAGCTGGGTGTCCCACCGATGCGCGAAACGCAGGCGCTCTACGATGCAATTATTACCGATACGATTGTAACACCTACCCTGTCACCAGCCCCTGTTCGCCCGGCGTTCTCCAACGGCCCCCTGCCTTTCAGCGGGCGCGAGGCTGAATTGGCGACGTTGTACGGCGAAGTCAAACCCGGTCGGTTGGTCTTGATCGAAGGGGTGCCCGGTATTGGCAAGACACGCCTCGCAGAAGAGTTTCTGACGCAGCGCGGTGGCCTGGTCATTACCGGTGCTGCTCGTGAGCTAGAGCAGACCCTTCCCTACTTCTCCATCAACGCAGCGCTACACGCCCTGATTGCCCACCCTGAGTGGCCGCAGCTTCGCACTCAGGTGCAGCTTATGCCGATCTGGTGGAACGAATTAGGTCGTTTGTTGCCCGATCTGGCCCCGCCACCTGCTGATCCACCCAATGAAGCACGGCTCTGGGAAGCGGTAACCCGCCTGTTGATGGAACTGGCCCGTCAGACCCGCGTAAGCCTGTTGCTGGATGATCTGCAATGGGCCGATACGAGTACACTGGGGCTGCTTGGCTACCTGTTACGACGCAGTGCCGATGTCGATCTGGTTGTACTGGCAACCAGTCGTCCGCCCGAGCCGCGGAGTGCACTGGCCGGTCTGATCCGTGCGCTGGTGCGGGAAGATCGCTTCTTCCGCCTGGCGATTGATCGTCTCCCTACAACGGCAGTACTGGCGATTGCCCGTCATTTGAGTGGGCCTTTTGCCCATCCACTGGCCGATTGGTTGGAACAAAGTACTGAAGGTAATCCCTACATGATCGCCGAGCTGGTACGCTATGCGCGCACGAGTGGCTGGCTCACAGCCGACGGTATGGTTGATCTTAGAGCGTTATCATCGCAGCCGGTGGTACCGCAGACGGTGTACCATCTGATTGAAACGCGCCTGAACCGGCTTTCCGAACCGGCACGGCGGGTGCTGGATGCAGCGGTGGTGGTGGGGCGGGATTTTGATTTTAACGTGGTGGCAAAGGCCGCAGCTCTATCAGAAGAAGCGGCATTGGATGCCCTCGATGAATTGCTGGCAGCTCGCCTGGTCGTACCGCTCTCGGCTACCTGGTTTCGCTTCGACCACAGCCTGACGATGGAGGTGGTGGGGCGTGATGTTGGTGATCTACGCCGACGCATGCTACACCGGCGCGTGGGTGAAGCTATCGAGGCGCTCTACCGTGATCGGATTGATGATGTGGCCGGGCAGATTGCTTTTCATTTTGCCAGGTCTGGTTTGGTTGAACGGGCGGCGACGTATGCGCTTCGCGCTGCGGAACGCTCGGTGACCCTGGCAGCGTGGCCAGAGGCGGCAGAGTTTTATGCCCAGGCCCTGGCAGGTCTGCCCGCGAGCCAGCGTTCGGCGACACTGGTCAGGCTTGGCGAGGCACGTTTACAGGCCGGTGCACCGGCAGCCGCAGTTGATGCTTTTCGTGATGCGATTGCGGCGGCGCAGAACCCGCAGGAAGCACTCGCGGCCCGTCTGGCGCTGGCACGGGCCTTGATCCCGCAGGGACGCTACGCTGAAGTGATTGCGCTGGTCAGTCAGATTGAACCAACTGCACACCCGCACGATCAGGCCACGGCACTCTTTCTATGGGGAACAGCCCTCTCGCTTGAAGGTGCCGACCTTGCCGCAGCCACCGAACGGCTCGTGGCTGCCGCGCAGATACTGGGTGATGAGTCGACTGTTCAGCGGGCGGCACTGGCACAGGTGACGTTTGAACTCGGCAATATTGCGGCTCAGCAAGGCGATCTCGATACCGCCATTGCCCGTTACAAGCGTGCGCAGGAAATTGCAGATCAGGCCGGCGACGAGGGGATTACCTGGCGTATCCTGGCACGTAATAATCAGGCGTATCATCGCCTGCTCCGTGGGGAAGTCGATGCAGCAGCCACGATCATCAGCGAGGCCATGGCTCTCGCCGAAGAGCGGGGTATGCTGTCGTTGCAACCATACCTGCTTTCGACTGCCGGTGAGGTGGCGCTGGCCCAGAATGATCTGGAAACGGCATCTGCCCGGTTCCAACAAGGGTTGGCTTTAGCGACGCAGTTGAATATTCCCGAACGAGTGGCTGGTATCACGGCGAATGTGGGTCTGGTCGCCTTGCGGCGCGGTGAAACAACGTGCGCTGTACACTACCTTTCGTCGGCGCTGGCGCAGGCCGATACGTTAGGGGCGCGTCATCTGGCAGCCCAGATTCGGATCTGGCTGGCACCACTGCTACCTCCCGCCGAAGCGCGGGTGATACTCGCCGAAGCGCAAGAGATTGCCGAGGTTGGTGGCCGGCGTCGCTTGCTGGCGGCCATCAAAGAAGTTCGGGCACGGATGGTGGAAGAAGTCATGGCTCACGGGCGAGGTGATTGA
- a CDS encoding hydantoinase B/oxoprolinase family protein, whose translation MATNLKIATIPQIEIDPVTLDIIENALKNTRYEMDAVLYRTAMSPVIREQHDQFPMITDPHGRMVVGQFGSYIAGLLDNWDQTIEPGDVILLSDPYLCGGAISHINDLLVMLPIFYGEGDERELVGWASMFGHAQDVGGPLPGSLPTTATTIFGEGLRLPPVKIYERGKLNRAVLDIMLNNVRQPEMNRADLMAIIASCRTAEKRVIELCNRFGKDVYLAATQALLDRTYRAMKELIVRNLPEEPQSFEDYVDDDGLGNGPFKMKLTIWREGHEAYFDWTGTDPQAMGPINFYLNESMFKMFIGVYLIMVFDPQILFNDGFYPLLHVTMPKGSLIQPEFPAALGCRTHALTRLFDVLGGALAKRAPEFTTAAGYGTSPYLLYSGYDKDGEFFYLMEINYGGIPGRPIGDGMDGHSWWPLFTNIPTEYLESYYPIRIERYTSIMDSGGAGFHRGGNGIEKIYTFLEPGEISIHDDRWLTPPWGNVGGKPGSRSSKLLIRTDGTRQVLPSKCDQIAVEPGDQLVYRTAGGGGWKDPLTRPPEAVQRDVRYGLVSREKALNDYGVVLRDDLTIDEAATEAKRAELAAARGEIKGFDFGPPLEELLANAEAETGLPAPRKPQPVRWAMARAARRERMASAQQQAVTAD comes from the coding sequence ATGGCGACCAATCTCAAAATTGCGACGATCCCCCAGATCGAGATCGATCCGGTGACGCTCGATATTATCGAGAATGCGCTCAAGAATACGCGCTATGAGATGGATGCTGTGCTTTACCGCACAGCAATGAGTCCGGTGATCCGCGAACAGCACGATCAGTTTCCGATGATCACCGATCCGCACGGGCGGATGGTCGTTGGTCAATTCGGCTCGTACATCGCCGGCCTGCTCGACAACTGGGATCAGACCATCGAACCGGGCGATGTTATTCTGCTCTCCGATCCATACCTCTGTGGTGGTGCCATCAGCCATATCAACGATTTGCTGGTGATGCTGCCCATCTTCTACGGCGAAGGCGATGAGCGGGAACTGGTCGGCTGGGCAAGCATGTTCGGCCATGCCCAGGATGTCGGCGGGCCATTGCCCGGCTCACTGCCGACTACGGCGACGACCATCTTCGGCGAAGGTTTGCGGCTGCCGCCGGTCAAAATCTACGAGCGCGGGAAGCTCAACCGGGCAGTCCTCGACATTATGCTCAACAACGTTCGCCAGCCTGAAATGAATCGCGCCGACCTGATGGCGATTATTGCCAGTTGCCGCACCGCCGAGAAGCGCGTGATCGAGCTGTGCAATCGCTTCGGTAAAGATGTCTATCTGGCGGCTACGCAGGCGCTCCTCGACCGCACCTACCGGGCGATGAAGGAACTGATCGTGCGCAACCTGCCCGAAGAGCCACAGTCGTTTGAAGATTACGTTGACGACGACGGTCTCGGTAATGGGCCGTTCAAGATGAAGCTAACCATCTGGCGTGAAGGCCACGAAGCCTACTTCGACTGGACAGGCACCGATCCCCAGGCGATGGGGCCGATCAACTTCTACCTCAACGAGTCGATGTTCAAGATGTTCATCGGCGTCTACCTGATCATGGTCTTCGACCCTCAAATCCTGTTCAACGACGGCTTCTACCCGCTGCTGCACGTCACCATGCCGAAGGGCAGCCTGATCCAGCCCGAATTCCCGGCAGCACTCGGCTGTCGTACCCACGCCTTGACACGCCTGTTCGATGTGCTCGGCGGTGCGCTGGCCAAGCGAGCGCCTGAATTCACAACCGCCGCCGGTTATGGCACCTCACCCTACCTGCTCTACTCAGGCTATGATAAGGATGGCGAGTTCTTCTATCTGATGGAGATCAACTACGGTGGGATTCCCGGTCGCCCAATTGGCGACGGTATGGACGGACACTCGTGGTGGCCGTTGTTCACCAACATCCCCACCGAATATCTGGAGAGCTACTACCCGATCCGTATCGAGCGTTACACCAGCATCATGGACTCAGGCGGTGCCGGTTTCCATCGCGGAGGAAACGGGATCGAGAAGATTTACACCTTCCTTGAACCGGGTGAGATTTCGATCCACGATGACCGCTGGCTGACGCCACCGTGGGGCAACGTCGGCGGCAAGCCGGGGAGTCGTTCGAGCAAGCTGCTGATCCGCACCGACGGCACCCGCCAGGTCTTGCCCAGCAAGTGCGACCAGATCGCGGTCGAGCCGGGAGATCAACTGGTGTATCGGACTGCCGGTGGTGGCGGCTGGAAAGACCCGCTCACCCGGCCACCAGAGGCAGTACAGCGCGACGTGCGTTACGGATTGGTAAGCCGCGAAAAGGCGCTGAACGATTACGGCGTCGTCCTCCGCGACGATCTCACGATTGACGAGGCAGCTACCGAAGCCAAACGCGCCGAACTGGCAGCAGCACGCGGCGAAATTAAAGGCTTTGACTTCGGGCCACCGCTGGAAGAATTGCTGGCCAATGCCGAAGCCGAAACCGGTCTCCCGGCACCGCGCAAGCCGCAACCGGTACGCTGGGCCATGGCTCGCGCCGCTCGCCGCGAGCGAATGGCGTCGGCGCAGCAGCAGGCTGTAACTGCCGACTGA
- a CDS encoding ABC transporter ATP-binding protein, whose translation MAPLLEVRDLRTYFHTQDGIVKAVDGVSFYVNRGETLGIVGESGCGKSVTSLSIMRLIPSPPGKIVGGQILFDGEDLLQASEEEMRHIRGNRIAMIFQDPMTSLNPVLTVGRQITESLELHLKLSKKEARDRAIELLDMVGIPSASKRLDNYPHQFSGGMRQRVMIAMALSCNPELLIADEPTTALDVTIQAQILELINRLREELETAVILITHDLGVVAGMTDRVTVMYAGKVVEEGPTSEIFANPRMPYTIGLLRSIPRLDEERGRRLTPIRGLPPNLIDLPPICPFSPRCDYAREECLASVPELRSVGTDHRAACHFDITLETPVPRTMTTDVAA comes from the coding sequence ATGGCTCCATTGCTAGAAGTTCGTGACCTGCGCACCTATTTTCACACGCAGGACGGCATCGTCAAAGCAGTTGACGGTGTTTCTTTTTATGTCAATCGCGGCGAAACCCTCGGCATCGTGGGCGAGTCGGGGTGCGGTAAGTCGGTTACATCGCTCTCCATTATGCGCCTGATTCCCAGTCCGCCGGGCAAGATTGTCGGCGGGCAAATTTTATTTGACGGCGAAGACCTGCTCCAGGCCAGCGAAGAGGAGATGCGCCACATCCGCGGGAATCGGATCGCGATGATCTTTCAAGACCCCATGACATCACTCAATCCTGTCTTGACGGTAGGGCGTCAGATTACCGAGTCGCTTGAATTGCATCTCAAGTTGAGCAAAAAAGAGGCACGTGACCGGGCCATTGAGTTGCTTGATATGGTCGGGATTCCCTCGGCCAGCAAGCGCCTCGACAATTATCCGCATCAGTTTTCGGGTGGCATGCGGCAACGGGTGATGATTGCAATGGCGCTGTCGTGCAATCCTGAATTACTCATTGCCGACGAGCCTACCACTGCCCTCGATGTGACGATCCAGGCCCAAATCCTTGAGTTGATCAACCGCCTGCGTGAAGAGCTTGAGACAGCGGTTATTCTGATCACCCACGATCTCGGCGTGGTCGCCGGTATGACTGACCGTGTCACGGTAATGTATGCCGGCAAGGTGGTCGAAGAGGGACCAACGAGCGAGATCTTTGCCAATCCACGGATGCCATACACGATTGGATTGCTCCGTTCAATTCCGCGGCTCGATGAAGAGCGTGGTCGTCGCCTGACACCCATTCGGGGTCTTCCACCCAATTTGATCGACCTTCCCCCTATTTGCCCCTTCAGTCCACGCTGTGATTATGCACGTGAAGAGTGCCTGGCAAGCGTGCCGGAATTACGCAGCGTTGGCACCGATCATCGAGCGGCCTGTCATTTCGACATTACGCTAGAGACACCTGTTCCGCGAACGATGACCACCGATGTGGCGGCTTGA
- a CDS encoding phosphoribosyltransferase, whose protein sequence is MPVPASFLRFTDRRAAGRALAWSMSHYAERPALQVLALPRGGVPVAYEVARALSAPLDVLLVRKLGVPGQVELAMGAIAEGGVRVLNHEIIAELRIPAYVIEEVAALEQVEIERRARSYRGQRPPPELRDKTVIIVDDGLATGATMHAAVDCVRLQHPRWIAVAVPVASKESVQILRSVADDVVAVLVVEPFYALSYWYNDFRQTSDDEVRQLLQAAQADHAVTNHEDT, encoded by the coding sequence ATGCCGGTACCAGCGAGTTTCCTTCGCTTCACGGATCGCCGTGCAGCCGGACGGGCACTGGCCTGGAGTATGAGCCATTATGCCGAACGTCCTGCGCTCCAGGTGTTGGCCTTACCACGAGGTGGTGTGCCGGTGGCATACGAGGTCGCCAGGGCACTGTCGGCACCGCTCGATGTCTTGCTGGTACGCAAGCTGGGTGTGCCTGGTCAGGTCGAACTGGCGATGGGGGCCATTGCTGAAGGTGGGGTGCGGGTGCTGAATCACGAGATTATCGCCGAGTTACGGATTCCGGCGTATGTGATTGAAGAGGTGGCTGCCCTTGAGCAGGTTGAAATTGAGCGGCGTGCCCGGAGTTATCGCGGACAACGTCCGCCACCTGAGTTGCGGGATAAGACGGTTATCATTGTGGATGATGGTCTGGCAACCGGTGCGACCATGCACGCCGCAGTGGATTGTGTCCGCTTGCAACACCCACGCTGGATCGCGGTTGCGGTGCCGGTCGCCAGTAAAGAATCGGTGCAGATACTGCGGTCGGTTGCCGATGATGTTGTGGCAGTACTGGTTGTTGAACCGTTTTATGCGCTGAGTTACTGGTACAATGACTTTCGACAGACCAGTGATGACGAGGTGCGGCAGTTACTGCAAGCCGCTCAAGCAGATCACGCTGTAACCAACCACGAGGATACATGA